Sequence from the Lysobacter capsici genome:
GGCCGCTTCGGCCGGTTGTTCGGCCTGGCGCTGGGCGATGCCGAGGAACCAGCGCGCGCGCTGATGCATGGGCTGCTGTTCCAGCGCGTGCTTGAGCATCGCCACCGCTTCGTTGTCGAAGCGACGCTCGCGGGTGGCCAGGGCGCGCGCTTCGGCGGCTTCGGCGAGCAGGTCGGGGTTGTCCGGCGCCAGCGTGACCGCGCGCGCATACGCATCGCGCGCCTTCATGCCCAGGCCCTGCGCGGTGTAGGCGCTGGCGAGCAGGCGCCAGCCTTCGATCTGGTTCGGATCGCGCTCGAGTTCGGCTTCCAGCTGGGTCACCGCTTCGTCCAGCGATTGCGGCGCCTTGCGTTGCTCGGGTTGCAGCCCGGCCGGCGTGCCGATCGCGAAATACAGCGCGACGGTGGCCGCCGCGAGCGCCACGCCCAGGCCGGCGCCGAGCGCCGGTCGCGTCCGCCACAGCGGATGCAGCGCGTAGCCCAGTACGAACACGACCAGTGCCGCGCCGCATGCCACGAACACGCCCATCGGGGCCGATCCCATCGTCACCGCCATCACCACTCTTGTTCCTCGTCAATGCGGGTGTCGGCCGGTCGTGCCGTCGCCGAGCGCGCATGCACGATACGCGCGACCGCGAAACCTCCGGCCAACAGCAGCAGCGCCGGGCCGAACCACAGCAGCCAGGTCTTGGATTCGACCTGCGGCCGATACAGCACGAATTCGCCGTAGCGCGCGACCAGGAAATCCTTGATCTCGCCGTCGCTCTTGCCCTGGCGCATCAGCGCGAGCACTTCGCGGCGCAGGTCGTGGGCGATCTGGGCATTGGAATCGGCCAGCGACTGGTTCTGGCACATCACGCAGCGCAGTTCGGCGACCAGGGCGTGGAAGCGGCGTTCTTCGCCGCTGTCGGTGAAGCTCAGCGGGGCGGGGTCGTTGGCGGGTTGGGCTTGGGCGGGTGGGGCCAGGGTGAGGGCCAGCGACAGACTCAGCAAGGTGGCGGCGATGAAGGTGCGCAGGGGCTGGGAAGCAAAAGCAAATCCCCCCTGGCCCCCCTTTTTCAAAGGGGGGAACCCATCGGGTTGCAACGAAGCGATCCGTATTTGCGTAAATTCACTCGCTGCAACGCCAGTGCGGTTTTGCTTATCGAAACCCGTGCTGTTCCCCCCTTTGTAAAAGGGGGGGAGGGGGGATTCGCTTTTACCCGCCAGCCTCATCGCGCCTTCTCGATCTTGCTCAACTCAGGCAGCAACTCATTCGCGATCACCTTGTCGGTCAACGGCCCCACGAATTTCCAGCGCACGATCCCGCGACCATCGACCAGAAAGGTTTCCGGCGCGCCGTAGATGCCCCAGTCGATCGCCGATTTGCCGTCGTAGTCGGCGACCACCACCACATACGGATTGCCGTACTGCTCCAGCCAACGCAGCGCATCGGCGTGCTCGTCCTTCCAGTTGAAACCGATCACGCGCAGGCGCTTGGTTTCGGCGAAGCGGGTCAGCACCGGATGTTCGTCGCGGCAGGCCGGGCACCAGCTGCCCCAGACGTTGAGCAGGTACGGCGCGCCGCGCAGTTCCTGCGAGGTCAGCAGGCGGCCGGCTTCGTGCAGCACCGGCAGCGAGAACGCGGGCGCGGGCTTGCCGATCAGCGGCGACGGCAGTTTTTCGCGATCGGGATTGCGGCTGAGCCACACGCCGGCGGCGAGCAGCACCGCGAGCGCGGCAAACACAGCCAGCGGCAGCCAGCGACTCTTGTTCATGCGTCGTCTCCATCGGGTTTGCCGGCAAAGACGTCATCGTCGTTGCCGCGATACCGTTTTTCAGCGGCGAACGCTTCCGGCCCGTCGGCCAGCGCGAATTCGAGCGGGTCGGGCTCGGCGCGTTTGGGTTCGGGCGCGAGCTTCGGCCGG
This genomic interval carries:
- a CDS encoding tetratricopeptide repeat protein — protein: MGVFVACGAALVVFVLGYALHPLWRTRPALGAGLGVALAAATVALYFAIGTPAGLQPEQRKAPQSLDEAVTQLEAELERDPNQIEGWRLLASAYTAQGLGMKARDAYARAVTLAPDNPDLLAEAAEARALATRERRFDNEAVAMLKHALEQQPMHQRARWFLGIAQRQAEQPAEAAKTWEPLLTVVDPATAASLLDQINGARQEAGMPAMQAPAPAVAGNAVASGPGLKIRVELSPQLAAKLPANASVFVIARQVGGPPMPVAVEKHPAAKFPLEVSLDDGDSPMPTMKLSQLEQVQVLARVSASGNAIPQSGDLTSQPVTVRVDAKEATVVVIDRAVD
- a CDS encoding cytochrome c-type biogenesis protein is translated as MLSLSLALTLAPPAQAQPANDPAPLSFTDSGEERRFHALVAELRCVMCQNQSLADSNAQIAHDLRREVLALMRQGKSDGEIKDFLVARYGEFVLYRPQVESKTWLLWFGPALLLLAGGFAVARIVHARSATARPADTRIDEEQEW
- a CDS encoding DsbE family thiol:disulfide interchange protein; translated protein: MNKSRWLPLAVFAALAVLLAAGVWLSRNPDREKLPSPLIGKPAPAFSLPVLHEAGRLLTSQELRGAPYLLNVWGSWCPACRDEHPVLTRFAETKRLRVIGFNWKDEHADALRWLEQYGNPYVVVVADYDGKSAIDWGIYGAPETFLVDGRGIVRWKFVGPLTDKVIANELLPELSKIEKAR